In a single window of the Impatiens glandulifera unplaced genomic scaffold, dImpGla2.1, whole genome shotgun sequence genome:
- the LOC124918317 gene encoding uncharacterized protein LOC124918317, which yields MVSELDARRNQEDEEETQINTNDSSSSDYLSSSSTNSSNDESSIMSRKKKDENDVLTMRNSDHTGVIICTTIFNGGNYIGLSSGMRLALEAKSKLGFIDGSLVVPKESEVFDKWRKMDCLVRSWILNTVSDEIKSNYSSTTTTLDLWLDIKERYQENNGSQAYQIQKAISNLRQGTLSLEKYFSRIKKLYDELMVLEPLPSCDCDLRTVCCCRMTKLVVQVDTSNKLTQFLMGLNEYFDN from the coding sequence atggtatcagagctagatgCTCGTCGAAATcaagaagacgaagaagagaCTCAGATTAACACCAACGATTCTTCTTCCAGCGATtacctttcatcttcttcaacaaaTAGTTCGAACGACGAAAGTTCAATAATGTCTAGAAAGAAGAAAGACGAAAATGATGTGCTAACGATGCGTAACTCAGATCATACAGGTGTGATTATATGTACTACTATTTTTAATGGTGGAAATTATATAGGCTTGAGTAGTGGTATGCGATTAGCCCTAGAAGCGAAATCAAAGTTAGGATTTATTGATGGATCTTTAGTTGTACCAAAAGAATCAGAAGTGTTTGATAAATGGCGAAAGATGGATTGTTTAGTCCGTTCTTGGATTCTAAATACTGTGTCAGATGAGATTAAATCGAACTATTCTTCCACAACCACAACGTTGGACTTATGGCTTGATATTAAAGAACGATATCAAGAAAACAACGGTTCACAAGCTTATCAGATCCAGAAGGCCATTAGTAACCTGAGACAGGGTACATTAAgtcttgaaaaatatttttccagGATCAAGAAACTCTACGATGAATTGATGGTCTTAGAACCTCTACCATCATGCGATTGTGACCTAAGAACTGTTTGCTGTTGCAGAATGACGAAATTGGTGGTCCAAGTtgatacatcaaacaagctgaCACAATTCTTAATGGGATTGAACGAATATTTTGATAACTAA
- the LOC124918320 gene encoding 26S proteasome regulatory subunit 6B homolog, with amino-acid sequence MSHLFLLFQKTEVEAATKPEAKPVSVITEIKTETEKSALLVKKDEENIAAILPKTPEVPPDNEFEKRIRPEVIPAKEVGVTFADIGAMDEIKESLQELVMLPLRQPDLFTEDLLKPCRGILLFGTPRTGKTMLKTKLLQVLLQKDQ; translated from the exons ATGTCTCACTTGTTTCTATTGTTTCAGAAAACCGAAGTGGAAGCTGCAACAAAGCCTGAGGCGAAACCCGTTTCTGTGATAACCGAGATTAAAACAGAGACAGAGAAATCAGCTCTTCTTGTCAAGAAAGATGAAGAGAATATTGCTGCAATATTGCCAAAAACACCT GAAGTTCCACCCGACAATGAATTTGAGAAACGCATAAGGCCGGAAGTTATTCCAGCAAAAGAGGTCGGGGTAACGTTTGCTGACATCGGTGCTATGGATGAGATAAAAGAATCACTTCAGGAATTGGTTATGCTTCCTCTTCGACAACCCGATCTATTCACAGAAGATTTACTTAAGCCATGCAGAGGAATACTCTTATTTGGAACACCTAGGACGGGAAAAACAATGCTAAAAACCAA GTTGCTGCAAGTTTTGCTTCAGAAGGATCAGTAA